A portion of the Oxynema aestuarii AP17 genome contains these proteins:
- a CDS encoding glycosyltransferase family 2 protein, with the protein MQASPLVSILINNYNYDRFLKQAIASALNQTYDNVEVIVVDDGSTDGSREIIAEYGDRIVAVLKENGGQASAFNAGFAASRGEIICFLDADDLCLPHKCEAVVSAFRDRPEMGWCFHSVNFMETQKIEDNFINFIPPKTADLTVESWDLRDDIRRGSVKNFPYPPTSGLCFRRSLLAQILPMPETEKILLNDSYLIFTAMGLSPGIFLPHELGWYRIHQHNAYGSALVPGSADYAQKNRQKQQRKCQIRILTGYWIYANFPQFINLSNYLIAAGLGIGQHYDAIQPTYQELIDRHLASISWRDRFEIYLRAIYLYLKQFRELI; encoded by the coding sequence ATGCAAGCCTCTCCACTCGTCAGTATTTTAATTAATAACTACAACTACGATCGCTTTTTAAAACAGGCGATCGCCAGCGCCCTCAATCAAACCTATGACAACGTAGAAGTGATTGTCGTCGATGACGGTTCCACCGATGGTTCCCGAGAAATTATCGCCGAATATGGCGATCGCATCGTTGCTGTGTTGAAAGAAAATGGCGGTCAAGCTTCCGCCTTTAATGCCGGATTTGCCGCCAGTCGTGGCGAAATTATTTGCTTTTTAGATGCGGACGATTTATGTTTGCCGCACAAATGCGAAGCCGTAGTTTCCGCATTTCGCGATCGCCCGGAAATGGGATGGTGTTTTCATTCCGTTAACTTTATGGAAACGCAAAAAATTGAGGATAATTTTATTAATTTTATCCCTCCAAAAACAGCCGATTTAACGGTCGAGTCTTGGGATTTACGTGATGATATCAGACGTGGTTCTGTCAAGAATTTTCCCTATCCACCCACCTCAGGATTGTGTTTTCGGCGATCGCTTCTCGCGCAAATCTTGCCGATGCCAGAAACAGAAAAAATCTTGCTCAATGATAGTTATCTCATTTTTACCGCAATGGGATTATCTCCCGGGATCTTTCTCCCTCACGAGTTGGGATGGTATCGCATCCATCAACATAATGCTTACGGTTCGGCCCTCGTTCCCGGAAGTGCCGATTATGCCCAAAAAAATCGGCAAAAACAACAACGGAAATGCCAAATTCGGATTTTAACCGGATATTGGATTTACGCCAACTTTCCCCAGTTTATTAACTTATCCAACTATTTAATCGCTGCTGGTTTGGGAATCGGACAACATTATGACGCCATCCAACCGACGTATCAAGAATTAATCGATCGCCATCTCGCCTCAATCTCTTGGCGCGATCGTTTTGAAATTTATTTGCGGGCTATTTATCTCTATTTAAAACAGTTTCGAGAACTGATTTGA
- a CDS encoding glycosyltransferase — MAKIALFLSALDGGGAERVMLYLGRGFAERGHEVDLVLAKPVGPLLSEIPESVNLVNLNKKRLVNSIPDLIGYLKQQQPVALLSALEDANVIALWSRYFAKVSTHIAVSVHNTMSQESQNATTFKRRFAPYLARWFYPMADTIITVSQGAAEDLLEMGFDRNKVKTIYNPVILPEFFQKIEEPLNHPWFTPGEPPVILGVGRLEKQKDFETLIRAFALVCQKFPAKLMILGEGGDRSKLEALIEELKLTQLVDLPGFVSNPYRFMARAHLFVLSSLFEGLPTALIEAMAAGTRVVSTNCKSGPAEILNYGEYGRLVPIGDVEKMAIAIEDSLKNPIASDILKQRGAEFSLAKSADEYLRVMGVF; from the coding sequence ATGGCAAAAATAGCACTTTTTTTGAGTGCTTTGGATGGCGGCGGCGCCGAAAGAGTGATGCTTTACTTAGGTCGCGGTTTTGCCGAACGCGGTCACGAGGTCGATTTAGTTTTAGCGAAACCCGTCGGACCGTTGTTATCGGAAATTCCCGAGTCCGTGAATTTGGTCAACTTAAACAAAAAACGTTTAGTCAACAGTATTCCCGATTTAATCGGCTATTTAAAACAACAGCAACCCGTCGCTTTACTCTCCGCCTTGGAAGATGCCAACGTCATCGCTTTGTGGTCGCGCTATTTCGCTAAAGTTTCGACCCATATCGCCGTATCGGTTCACAATACCATGTCTCAAGAGTCGCAAAATGCGACCACCTTTAAACGGCGGTTTGCGCCTTATTTAGCTCGATGGTTTTATCCAATGGCAGATACGATTATTACGGTATCTCAAGGCGCGGCGGAAGACTTATTAGAGATGGGATTCGATCGCAACAAAGTTAAAACAATTTACAATCCCGTGATTCTTCCCGAATTTTTTCAAAAGATCGAAGAACCGTTAAATCATCCTTGGTTTACTCCCGGCGAACCTCCCGTTATTTTGGGGGTCGGTCGTTTGGAAAAACAAAAAGATTTTGAAACTTTAATTCGTGCTTTTGCCTTAGTTTGTCAAAAGTTTCCCGCTAAATTAATGATTTTGGGGGAAGGGGGCGATCGCTCAAAATTAGAAGCATTAATCGAGGAATTAAAGTTAACTCAATTGGTCGATTTACCTGGATTTGTCAGCAATCCTTATCGCTTTATGGCGCGCGCTCACCTTTTTGTTTTATCTTCCCTGTTTGAAGGATTACCCACGGCATTGATTGAAGCAATGGCGGCGGGAACTAGGGTTGTTTCTACAAATTGTAAAAGCGGTCCGGCAGAAATTTTAAACTACGGCGAATACGGTCGTTTAGTACCAATTGGCGATGTCGAGAAAATGGCGATCGCCATTGAGGACAGTTTAAAAAATCCGATCGCCTCCGATATTTTAAAACAACGAGGTGCGGAGTTTTCTCTCGCTAAATCTGCCGATGAATACCTGCGAGTGATGGGTGTTTTTTGA